The DNA region GATCTGGGTGCTGGCCGGTGTCGCCACCGGCGTGCTCTCCGCGCTGCGCCGAGGAACGATCTTCGACCGGTCCGCCATGATGATCGCACTGGCGGGCGTCTCGCTGCCGATCTTCTTCACCGGCATGCTGTCGCTGTCGATCTTCCGCGACGGTCTCGGCTGGTCGGTCGGCGGCAGTTTCTACAGACCGCTCACCGAGGATCCATTGCTGTGGTTCAGCAGCCTGTCGCTGCCGTGGATCACGCTGGCCTTCCTCTACGCGGCCCAGTACGCGCGGCTCACCCGCGCGGGCATGCTGGAGACGATGAACGAGGACTTCATCCGCACGGCAAGGGCCAAGGGCCTGCCGGAGCGAACCGTCGTCGTCAAGCACGGCCTGCGCTCGGCGCTGACGCCGATCCTCACCATCTTCGGTCTCGACGTCGGCCTGCTGCTCGGCGGCGCCATCCTGACCGAGACCACCTTCTCCCTGCCGGGCATCGGCCAGTACGCGGTCATCGCGGTCGCCAACAACGACCTGCCGCAGGTGCTGGGCGTGACGCTGACCGGCGCCTTCTTCATCGTCATCGCCAACCTGGTCGTTGACCTCTTGTACGCCGTCGTCGACCCGAGGGTGCGCACCACGTGACCACGAATCCCGAAGACAGCCTGGCCGAAGTCAGCGAAGTGATTCCGCAGGCGGCCCCCGGCAACAGGTTCCTCGAAGTCCGCGAACTGCGGGTGCACTTCCCGACCGACGACGGCGTCGTCAAGTCGGTCGACAACCTCACCTTCGGCGTCGACCGCGGACAGACGCTGGGCATCGTCGGCGAGTCCGGCTCCGGCAAGAGCGTCACCAGCCTGTCGGTCATGGGCCTGCACAAGAAGGGCACCGC from Alloactinosynnema sp. L-07 includes:
- a CDS encoding ABC transporter permease, which produces MFTYIVRRLIGAVILLFVVTAVTFSIFFLVPRLAGATSDDLASRYVGKTAGAEQIHEMAQKLGFTDPLYVQYGKFAKGLIVGSEYNTGTSIEQCPAPCLGYSFLKQNPVLPDILGRLPVTISLAAGAALIWVLAGVATGVLSALRRGTIFDRSAMMIALAGVSLPIFFTGMLSLSIFRDGLGWSVGGSFYRPLTEDPLLWFSSLSLPWITLAFLYAAQYARLTRAGMLETMNEDFIRTARAKGLPERTVVVKHGLRSALTPILTIFGLDVGLLLGGAILTETTFSLPGIGQYAVIAVANNDLPQVLGVTLTGAFFIVIANLVVDLLYAVVDPRVRTT